One stretch of Microvirga lotononidis DNA includes these proteins:
- a CDS encoding Na+/H+ antiporter subunit C, with protein sequence MELIFALAIGILTASGVWLLLRPRTFQVIIGLSLVSYAVNLFIFGMGRLRIGAPPVLESAEAVDPALYADPLPQALVLTAIVISFAMTALFLVVLLASRGLTGTDHVDGREDVR encoded by the coding sequence ATGGAGCTCATCTTCGCCCTTGCCATCGGCATTCTCACCGCCTCGGGCGTGTGGCTGCTGCTGCGCCCCCGCACATTCCAGGTCATCATCGGCCTGTCCCTGGTCTCCTATGCGGTGAACCTGTTCATCTTCGGCATGGGCCGGCTTCGCATCGGAGCGCCGCCGGTGCTGGAGAGCGCCGAGGCCGTCGATCCGGCCCTCTATGCCGATCCGTTGCCGCAGGCACTGGTCCTCACCGCCATCGTCATCAGCTTCGCGATGACGGCCCTGTTTCTCGTCGTCCTTCTGGCCTCGCGGGGGCTCACGGGAACCGACCACGTCGACGGTCGGGAGGATGTGCGATGA